In the Magnolia sinica isolate HGM2019 chromosome 15, MsV1, whole genome shotgun sequence genome, one interval contains:
- the LOC131227081 gene encoding ethylene-responsive transcription factor ERF017-like, producing MVKPSSEKNAGDAEFRYRGVRKRKWGKWVSEIRLPNSRERIWLGSYDTPEKAARAFDAAVYCLRGRKGKFNFPDNPPEISGGGSLNPTEIQAVAARFANGAPPLLDKDTSSGSNSENPAAELNPTSNWFFSDSIEQTEFGGRVSDLEAFPAFDYFTEGIFTAAPPPEMDSLAEEGGGDFSQDSFLWNF from the coding sequence ATGGTGAAACCGTCGTCTGAGAAGAACGCTGGCGATGCTGAATTCCGGTACAGAGGCGTCAGGAAGAGGAAATGGGGAAAATGGGTGTCAGAAATCCGATTGCCGAACAGCCGGGAACGGATATGGCTGGGATCTTACGACACGCCGGAGAAGGCGGCGAGGGCGTTCGACGCCGCCGTATATTGCTTACGTGGCAGGAAGGGGAAATTCAATTTCCCCGACAACCCGCCGGAGATCTCTGGCGGCGGGTCGCTCAATCCGACGGAGATCCAAGCAGTCGCCGCAAGATTCGCCAACGGCGCGCCGCCATTGCTGGATAAGGACACGTCGTCGGGATCCAACAGCGAGAATCCGGCAGCGGAGCTCAATCCGACGAGCAATTGGTTTTTCTCCGATTCGATAGAGCAAACGGAATTCGGTGGGCGTGTGTCAGATTTGGAAGCATTTCCGGCATTCGACTATTTTACGGAGGGGATTTTTACGGCCGCGCCGCCACCGGAAATGGATTCTTTGGCTGAGGAAGGCGGTGGGGATTTCTCTCAGGATTCGTTTCTTTGGAATTTTTGA